A genome region from Piliocolobus tephrosceles isolate RC106 chromosome 8, ASM277652v3, whole genome shotgun sequence includes the following:
- the SEC61G gene encoding protein transport protein Sec61 subunit gamma, translating into MDQVMQFVEPSRQFVKDSIRLVKRCTKPDRKEFQKIAMATAIGFAIMGFIGFFVKLIHIPINNIIVGG; encoded by the exons ATGGATCAGGTAATGCAGTTTGTTGAGCCAAGTCGGCAGTTTGTAAAGGACTCCATTCGGCTGGTTAAAAGATGCACTAAACCTGATAGAAAAG AATTCCAGAAGATTGCCATGGCAACAGCAATAGGATTTGCTATAATGGGATTCATTGGCTTCTTTGTGAAATTGATCCATATTCCTATTAATAACATCATTGT tGGTGGCTGA